One genomic window of Sulfurovum lithotrophicum includes the following:
- a CDS encoding Na/Pi cotransporter family protein codes for MFMHRLFRNFTASIIVLFVLGALFLLENHPNISTIFGGVALFLIGMEYMENGFKAFSGSLLEKILERFTNNTPKAIFTGFIVTAIIQSSSLVSIIVISFLSAELMGLTSAVGVIFGSNIGTTATAWLVSAFGLKIKISAYAMPMIVLGIFIPLFLKSGSWKGIASILIGLGIIFLGIGYMKEGFETLKEGLDLAQYAIAGYTGIFVYVLIGAAATVIIQSSSATMAIIITALATGQIEYANALALAIGANIGTTVTAALGSLKSNENGKRLAVAHFIFNLTTAVIAILFIYQLAELVDRLAVMLGIGVENYAMKLSLFHTIFNVIGVLAVSPFIHPLVSFLNTLFIPKGATKGKPKYLDDAALALPSTALSAIVMETKHLYENAVDIIAHGLNLKKKNLLSSMDLDEVIEDVYTHGSFDIDEFYNHWIKGIYGEIIDFSTKAQANMPTDYIEELYKLKLASRDIVEAIKDTKHLQKNLLIYTNSSNPYIREQYNDIRKGLAELLRTINTIATTEEEDVIMLLLSKAKVHAKRYDIVTNGTLDKLIRKGLITKKMATSLMNDSDYAYNISQKLIAMAEILFIDIRSDLKKLNEEMSVSDEEVEELMKG; via the coding sequence ATGTTCATGCATCGTCTTTTTAGAAATTTTACCGCTTCGATTATTGTACTTTTTGTATTGGGGGCACTGTTTCTTTTGGAAAACCATCCCAACATCAGTACGATCTTCGGAGGTGTCGCCCTTTTTCTCATTGGTATGGAATATATGGAGAACGGCTTCAAGGCATTCAGCGGCTCTCTGCTTGAGAAAATATTGGAAAGATTCACCAACAATACTCCCAAAGCTATTTTTACCGGTTTTATTGTCACTGCGATCATCCAGAGTTCAAGTCTGGTCTCCATTATCGTCATCTCTTTCCTCTCTGCAGAACTGATGGGCCTGACCTCGGCAGTCGGCGTGATATTCGGATCGAACATCGGGACCACGGCAACAGCCTGGCTGGTCTCTGCCTTCGGCCTGAAGATCAAGATATCTGCCTACGCCATGCCCATGATCGTTCTGGGTATATTCATCCCTCTCTTCCTGAAGTCTGGCAGCTGGAAGGGTATCGCTTCCATTCTTATCGGCCTGGGCATCATTTTTCTAGGTATCGGCTATATGAAGGAGGGGTTCGAAACGCTGAAAGAGGGTCTCGATCTTGCCCAGTACGCCATAGCCGGATATACAGGTATTTTCGTCTATGTGCTCATCGGTGCGGCCGCTACGGTGATCATACAGTCAAGCTCCGCCACCATGGCTATCATCATCACCGCACTGGCCACAGGACAGATCGAATATGCCAACGCACTGGCCCTGGCCATCGGCGCCAATATCGGTACAACGGTAACAGCGGCACTGGGTTCCCTGAAATCCAATGAAAACGGTAAACGTCTTGCTGTTGCCCACTTCATTTTCAATCTCACGACCGCCGTCATCGCCATTCTCTTCATCTATCAGCTTGCCGAACTCGTGGACCGTCTGGCTGTCATGCTCGGTATCGGTGTCGAGAATTATGCGATGAAGCTTTCTCTGTTCCATACGATCTTCAACGTGATAGGTGTATTAGCCGTCTCGCCGTTCATCCATCCGCTGGTCAGCTTCCTCAATACCCTCTTCATACCCAAAGGTGCAACAAAAGGCAAACCAAAATATCTGGATGATGCAGCACTGGCACTTCCTTCAACAGCGCTCTCCGCCATTGTCATGGAGACAAAACACCTGTATGAGAATGCCGTCGATATCATTGCACACGGTCTGAATCTGAAAAAAAAGAATCTCCTCTCCTCCATGGACCTCGATGAAGTCATCGAAGATGTTTATACTCACGGTTCCTTTGATATCGACGAGTTCTACAACCACTGGATCAAGGGGATCTACGGCGAGATCATCGACTTTTCCACTAAGGCACAGGCAAACATGCCTACTGACTATATAGAAGAGCTTTACAAACTCAAGCTGGCAAGCAGAGACATTGTCGAAGCGATCAAAGACACGAAACATTTGCAAAAGAACCTGCTAATATATACAAACAGCAGCAATCCTTATATCAGGGAGCAGTACAATGACATCAGAAAAGGTCTGGCAGAACTGCTCAGAACCATCAACACCATAGCCACAACGGAGGAGGAAGATGTTATTATGCTGTTACTTTCCAAAGCCAAGGTCCATGCCAAACGGTATGATATTGTCACAAACGGCACGCTTGACAAACTGATCCGAAAGGGGCTGATCACCAAAAAGATGGCCACTTCTCTGATGAACGACAGCGATTACGCCTACAACATCAGCCAAAAGCTCATCGCTATGGCGGAAATCCTTTTCATCGATATCAGAAGTGATCTGAAAAAACTCAATGAAGAAATGTCCGTCAGCGATGAAGAGGTTGAAGAACTTATGAAAGGATAA
- a CDS encoding AAA family ATPase, with protein sequence MKQQTALNILKSGKNVFMTGSAGTGKTYLLNEYTQYLKERRIYPTVVAPTGIAASHLGGQTIHSFFALGIRESIDEGYVEFLLDKKYLKTRFSKLDILIIDEVSMISPELFSSMDLILRGFKGTDVPFGGVQVVISGDFFQLPPVSKEPKEKRFAWQSPVWKALDLQTCYLEEKFRQDDSQLIQILDDIRSGTMTAHSEKLLDSRLEKALPSHFNPTKLYTHNVDVDRINLSELEKLEGEEKLFVYESKGSQKNIEKVFKSSLVMEELTLKKSAVVIFIKNNAEAGYVNGTTGTVESFSPIDNMPIVRTTEGRKIKLEPEEWSLENDSGKVVATVSQVPLRLAWAITVHKSQGMTLDAAEMDLSKTFETGQGYVALSRIKNIEGLRLMGLNPMALRVDPLILHIDGRIKAASQKAAERIESLSPEALEQEFEQHITRLGGIVSKEKIDEEKKNIKEGKPSHSAYVTPAHMKTRHLLPKCGSIIKLAQKRGVSKGTIINHLQRIKEEEPETDLIKYKPDEALFERVDTVVLKLVTKKLKENFSEDGRLKLKAVFDALDGEVGYDDIRLCMLFLNTKES encoded by the coding sequence ATGAAACAGCAAACAGCACTCAACATACTCAAATCAGGCAAAAATGTCTTTATGACCGGTTCGGCAGGAACAGGGAAGACCTATCTTTTGAATGAATATACACAATACTTGAAAGAACGCAGGATCTATCCGACCGTTGTAGCACCTACGGGCATCGCCGCTTCACATTTGGGCGGGCAGACTATTCACTCATTTTTTGCACTGGGCATTCGTGAAAGCATCGATGAGGGGTATGTGGAATTTTTGCTGGACAAGAAGTACCTGAAGACCCGCTTTTCCAAACTTGACATCCTTATCATCGATGAAGTTTCGATGATCTCTCCGGAGCTTTTTTCTTCGATGGACCTGATACTGCGCGGGTTCAAGGGGACGGATGTGCCGTTTGGCGGGGTGCAGGTGGTGATATCGGGAGATTTCTTTCAGCTGCCTCCGGTGAGCAAAGAACCGAAAGAGAAGCGTTTTGCCTGGCAGTCTCCTGTCTGGAAAGCACTGGATCTGCAGACCTGTTATCTTGAAGAGAAATTCAGACAGGATGATTCTCAACTCATACAGATACTCGATGATATCCGCTCGGGAACCATGACTGCGCATTCGGAGAAATTGTTGGACAGTAGGCTTGAGAAGGCGCTTCCTTCCCATTTTAATCCCACCAAACTCTACACGCACAATGTCGATGTCGACCGTATCAACCTCTCTGAACTCGAAAAGCTTGAAGGCGAGGAAAAACTTTTTGTCTATGAATCAAAGGGGAGCCAAAAGAACATTGAAAAGGTATTCAAGTCCTCTCTGGTGATGGAGGAGTTGACGTTGAAAAAAAGTGCAGTGGTTATTTTTATCAAGAACAATGCTGAGGCAGGGTATGTTAACGGTACTACCGGTACGGTGGAAAGCTTTTCTCCTATAGACAACATGCCCATTGTTCGTACTACAGAAGGCAGAAAGATAAAGCTGGAACCGGAAGAATGGTCTTTGGAAAATGACAGTGGCAAAGTAGTCGCTACGGTTTCACAGGTGCCACTGCGCCTGGCATGGGCGATCACTGTTCATAAGTCGCAGGGAATGACTCTTGATGCTGCCGAGATGGACTTGAGTAAAACCTTTGAAACAGGGCAGGGGTATGTGGCGCTTTCGCGTATAAAAAATATTGAAGGCTTGCGTCTGATGGGACTGAATCCTATGGCACTGCGTGTAGACCCGCTCATTTTGCATATTGACGGACGCATCAAAGCAGCTTCACAGAAAGCGGCTGAACGCATAGAGAGTCTTTCTCCTGAAGCTTTGGAGCAGGAGTTTGAACAACATATTACACGCTTGGGCGGTATTGTCTCCAAAGAGAAGATAGACGAGGAGAAGAAGAATATCAAGGAGGGAAAACCTTCACACTCTGCCTATGTGACTCCTGCGCATATGAAAACCAGACACCTTTTGCCAAAGTGCGGCAGCATCATCAAGCTGGCGCAAAAGAGAGGTGTGAGCAAGGGTACGATCATTAACCATCTGCAACGTATCAAAGAGGAAGAACCGGAAACAGACCTAATCAAATACAAACCGGACGAGGCACTTTTTGAACGTGTAGATACAGTAGTACTGAAACTCGTAACCAAAAAGCTAAAGGAGAATTTTTCCGAGGATGGCAGGTTGAAGCTCAAGGCTGTATTTGATGCCCTCGACGGTGAAGTGGGTTATGATGATATCAGGCTGTGTATGTTGTTTTTAAATACGAAGGAGTCATAA
- a CDS encoding c-type cytochrome: MKSIVWYSILLMAALFFSGCGKTEKTHKHYDGEALIKQKCAACHNLDIPPKISDDEKAPPMYTVTVHLRDWMKGGTTSEKEANFVAFVQSYVLSPSKEKSYCIKEVLQQYGLMPSQKGNVNKEELGAIARYALLTYDQKKLLEMMKEQNRIAAMKPYEQVLALKDCKLCHIDGNGKVGPLFSQIAAKYTSNDLNTIKDAIVHGSKGRWPNYHMPMRAYKDLTPKQLDGIAKWILSQKK; the protein is encoded by the coding sequence ATGAAATCAATAGTATGGTATAGTATATTGCTTATGGCAGCATTGTTCTTTTCAGGATGCGGAAAGACAGAAAAAACACATAAACATTATGATGGAGAAGCACTGATAAAACAAAAATGTGCTGCATGTCACAACCTTGACATACCACCCAAAATAAGTGATGACGAGAAAGCCCCTCCGATGTATACAGTCACCGTCCATCTTCGTGACTGGATGAAAGGCGGAACCACTTCCGAGAAGGAGGCAAACTTTGTGGCATTTGTACAGTCCTATGTACTTTCACCGAGCAAAGAGAAATCCTACTGCATTAAAGAGGTACTTCAACAATACGGATTGATGCCTTCGCAAAAAGGAAATGTCAACAAAGAAGAACTTGGTGCCATTGCCCGATATGCGTTACTCACCTACGATCAGAAAAAATTGCTTGAAATGATGAAAGAGCAAAACCGTATTGCGGCAATGAAGCCTTATGAGCAGGTACTTGCCCTTAAAGACTGCAAACTGTGTCATATCGACGGGAACGGTAAAGTAGGACCGCTTTTCAGCCAGATCGCCGCCAAATATACCAGTAACGATCTCAATACGATCAAAGATGCCATTGTCCACGGCAGCAAAGGCAGATGGCCAAACTACCACATGCCCATGCGTGCCTACAAAGACTTGACTCCAAAACAACTTGATGGGATTGCAAAGTGGATTTTGTCACAGAAGAAGTAG
- the hrpB gene encoding ATP-dependent helicase HrpB: MQTLPITHVLPKVKEKLIHHNRLVLQAPPGAGKTTALPLALLDEPWLEGKQIIMLEPRRLAVRSSAARMAELLGEKVGQRVGYQIKMESVQSKATKILIVTEGILTRKLQNDPALESVALIIFDEFHERSLHADLSLALALESQSVLREDMKILVMSATLNTAAISTLLDNAPVIESQGRAFPVERIYLDAGTPQPTLKTLPSYIHKLLLKLLAEEEGNILVFLPGVRQIKAVEKLLNESRIKNTYVSTLYGNLSKEAQDRAIKAPPKGTGKVVLSTNIAQTSLTIEGIKIVIDSGLQNVSVFNPFSGMNKLESKFISKDAAIQRAGRAGRLSAGKAYHLWHKSRILQKHDTPEILSADLSQLVLELAQWGNDDINALSWMDTPPITAIHHARTLLKQLGALDSNGHITSHGEAMGSYGLHPRLAHMMLKAKEMDLSYEASLLAVLVSEKDIYSSAYTSADLRERVITLHDVAQKANVSSKYVDIKQCRYLLENARRIEKNQTSTLHTEQLGILLAFAYPDRIAQLRHRNKGTYLLSNGKGAYLHSDDTLFNSPYLAISDLDAKSTNATIYKAIALSLADIETYLGTETQERVTWNEEEARVEVRKVERFGKLTLKETQLKSTDSPEVLEVLLDEIEALGLNILHWNKEAKKFRERVNFLHLHDESFPDFSDENLLDTMDKWLAPYLQNVTTLKACRNLNLYNILLGLLSYEELQKLNHLVPAKHKVASGSQINIDYSDPQQPVLAVRLQELFGTHDTPAVLGGKVKLMLHLLSPASRPMQVTRDLKSFWENTYDEVKKELRGKYKKHYWPDDPLEAKATSKTKKNM, from the coding sequence ATGCAAACTTTGCCCATCACCCACGTCCTTCCCAAAGTCAAAGAGAAACTGATTCACCATAACCGTCTTGTACTGCAGGCGCCTCCGGGAGCCGGCAAAACCACTGCTTTGCCTCTGGCACTGCTTGACGAACCGTGGCTGGAAGGCAAACAGATCATCATGCTCGAGCCGCGTCGTTTGGCAGTGCGTTCTTCGGCTGCGCGTATGGCGGAACTTCTGGGAGAAAAGGTGGGTCAGCGTGTCGGGTATCAGATAAAGATGGAGTCGGTGCAGAGCAAAGCGACCAAGATACTCATCGTCACAGAAGGGATACTCACACGCAAACTGCAAAACGACCCGGCACTGGAAAGTGTGGCGCTGATCATCTTTGACGAGTTTCATGAACGCTCCCTGCATGCTGACCTCTCTTTGGCTTTGGCTCTGGAGTCACAGTCCGTGTTGCGGGAAGATATGAAAATACTCGTTATGTCCGCCACCCTGAATACAGCGGCGATCTCCACACTTTTGGACAATGCACCCGTCATTGAAAGTCAGGGGCGGGCTTTTCCTGTGGAGCGTATATACCTGGATGCCGGTACACCACAGCCGACACTCAAAACTCTACCCTCCTACATTCATAAACTTCTGCTCAAATTGCTTGCAGAAGAGGAAGGAAACATCCTCGTCTTTCTTCCTGGAGTCCGACAGATCAAAGCAGTGGAAAAACTGCTCAATGAAAGCAGGATCAAAAATACCTACGTCTCTACACTCTACGGGAACCTCAGCAAAGAGGCACAGGACAGAGCCATAAAAGCACCACCAAAAGGCACAGGGAAAGTGGTACTCTCCACCAACATCGCACAGACTTCTCTGACCATTGAGGGTATTAAGATCGTTATAGATTCCGGACTTCAGAATGTTTCTGTCTTTAATCCCTTTTCGGGCATGAACAAGCTTGAGAGCAAATTCATCTCCAAAGACGCTGCCATCCAAAGAGCAGGACGGGCAGGACGGCTTTCAGCCGGGAAGGCCTACCACCTGTGGCACAAGTCCAGGATACTACAGAAACACGATACACCCGAAATACTCTCTGCAGACCTCAGTCAGCTTGTTCTGGAACTGGCACAATGGGGGAATGATGACATAAATGCTCTTTCCTGGATGGACACCCCGCCTATCACTGCCATACACCATGCCCGGACACTCCTCAAACAACTCGGGGCACTCGATAGCAACGGACACATCACCTCCCACGGGGAAGCCATGGGCAGCTACGGACTTCACCCCAGACTTGCCCATATGATGCTCAAAGCCAAAGAGATGGATCTCTCCTATGAAGCGTCTCTTTTGGCAGTGCTGGTCTCGGAGAAAGATATCTACAGTAGCGCTTACACCTCTGCCGATCTACGTGAACGGGTCATCACCCTGCACGACGTTGCCCAAAAAGCAAATGTTTCATCTAAATATGTCGATATAAAACAGTGCCGATATCTGCTTGAAAATGCCAGACGCATTGAAAAGAACCAAACCTCCACACTCCATACGGAACAGCTTGGCATCCTGCTTGCATTTGCCTACCCTGACCGCATCGCACAGCTTCGCCACAGAAACAAAGGTACCTACCTGCTTTCCAACGGAAAAGGAGCATATCTGCACAGCGATGACACTCTCTTTAACAGTCCGTATCTGGCCATTTCGGACTTGGATGCCAAAAGCACCAATGCTACCATCTACAAAGCCATAGCACTGAGTCTTGCAGACATAGAAACCTATCTGGGAACAGAAACACAGGAGAGGGTTACCTGGAACGAGGAAGAGGCACGGGTAGAGGTGCGAAAAGTAGAACGCTTTGGCAAACTCACACTCAAAGAGACACAACTGAAAAGTACCGACAGTCCGGAAGTACTTGAGGTACTTTTGGATGAAATCGAAGCATTGGGTTTAAATATTTTACATTGGAACAAGGAAGCAAAAAAGTTTAGAGAAAGAGTAAATTTTCTGCATCTTCACGATGAAAGTTTTCCTGATTTTTCCGATGAAAACCTGCTTGACACTATGGACAAGTGGCTGGCACCCTACCTTCAAAATGTAACGACACTCAAAGCCTGCCGGAACCTGAATCTGTATAATATCCTTCTGGGACTTCTCAGCTACGAAGAGCTCCAAAAACTCAACCACCTCGTCCCGGCTAAACATAAAGTTGCCAGTGGTTCACAGATCAACATTGACTACAGTGATCCTCAACAACCAGTACTTGCAGTACGCCTGCAGGAGCTTTTTGGCACACACGACACCCCTGCTGTACTCGGAGGCAAAGTCAAACTGATGCTCCACCTGCTCTCCCCTGCTTCACGTCCTATGCAGGTGACGAGAGACTTAAAAAGTTTTTGGGAAAACACCTATGATGAAGTCAAAAAAGAGTTGAGAGGAAAATACAAAAAACACTACTGGCCGGATGATCCGCTTGAAGCCAAAGCGACTTCAAAAACGAAAAAAAATATGTGA
- a CDS encoding heme-binding domain-containing protein, whose product MKKLLILLILVFVGIQFVPMNVPADLPVKEGDALEAPENVQAILKRSCFDCHSSHTTFPWYSSIAPVSWFTKEHVKEGREKMNFSTWNSYDDEKKLKYLEKIPKAIQDKMPMKSYLIMHKEAKLSDADKEALKAWTTEAAFDLE is encoded by the coding sequence ATGAAAAAATTATTAATACTACTAATACTTGTTTTCGTGGGAATACAATTTGTTCCTATGAATGTACCCGCTGATTTGCCTGTGAAAGAAGGAGATGCTTTAGAGGCTCCCGAAAATGTACAGGCAATACTTAAACGTTCTTGTTTCGACTGCCATTCAAGTCATACGACATTCCCGTGGTACAGCAGTATCGCTCCTGTTTCATGGTTCACAAAAGAGCATGTCAAAGAGGGAAGAGAAAAGATGAACTTCTCTACTTGGAATTCGTATGACGATGAAAAAAAGCTCAAGTATCTTGAGAAGATACCAAAAGCGATTCAGGACAAGATGCCGATGAAAAGCTATCTGATCATGCATAAAGAGGCAAAACTCAGTGATGCCGATAAAGAAGCTTTAAAAGCGTGGACAACAGAAGCTGCCTTTGATCTTGAGTAG
- a CDS encoding cupin: MQTASFYNDLKFSEESVVITPMLESDFGKEIRIAFKEGQIMKKHKTKFPITVMTLRGSIEFGVGEKKVILNEGDVIALEGNVMHELKALTESVVRLSLHKGDSVARVKGVLKL, from the coding sequence ATGCAAACAGCTTCATTTTACAACGATCTGAAATTTTCAGAGGAGAGTGTAGTCATTACACCCATGCTTGAGAGTGATTTTGGCAAAGAGATACGCATAGCCTTCAAAGAAGGTCAGATCATGAAAAAGCACAAAACCAAATTTCCCATTACTGTCATGACACTCAGGGGTTCCATCGAGTTTGGCGTGGGAGAGAAAAAAGTGATCCTGAATGAGGGAGATGTTATTGCTTTGGAAGGGAATGTCATGCATGAGCTCAAGGCCCTCACAGAGTCCGTCGTGCGTTTAAGCCTACACAAGGGAGACAGTGTTGCACGTGTCAAAGGGGTATTAAAACTCTGA
- the accD gene encoding acetyl-CoA carboxylase, carboxyltransferase subunit beta, with protein MFSNLFKKDEVKNETPNQWIKCPKCTSLMYYKEVEAIHNVCPKCNHHFRISADKRISYLADEGSFTEHDANLAPVDPLKFTDKKSYKKRIDEAKTKTGKNSSVVSGSCTIDGQDVELVVFDFAFMGGSLGSVEGEKIVRAVDRAIERRCGVIIVSASGGARMQESTYALLQMSKTSAALKRLSDKGLPFISVLTDPTMGGVSASFAMLGDIIMAEPGALIGFAGQRVIKQTVGVDLPEGFQRSEFLLEHGLIDMVVDRGNMKQTLSDLLKLFSKENSPAKLEAMDSGEHAEVAAVEEE; from the coding sequence ATGTTCAGTAACCTGTTTAAAAAAGATGAAGTAAAGAATGAAACACCCAACCAGTGGATAAAATGTCCAAAATGTACCTCCCTGATGTACTATAAAGAAGTAGAGGCCATTCACAATGTCTGTCCCAAGTGTAACCACCATTTCCGTATCAGTGCAGACAAGAGGATATCTTATTTAGCCGATGAAGGAAGCTTCACAGAGCATGATGCCAATCTCGCTCCGGTTGACCCGCTGAAATTTACCGATAAAAAGTCATATAAAAAGCGTATTGACGAGGCGAAGACAAAAACAGGAAAAAACTCTTCTGTCGTAAGCGGAAGCTGTACAATTGACGGTCAGGATGTGGAACTGGTCGTATTTGATTTTGCATTCATGGGAGGGAGTCTCGGTTCGGTTGAAGGTGAGAAGATTGTCCGTGCCGTTGACAGAGCTATTGAGAGAAGATGCGGTGTGATCATCGTGAGTGCTTCAGGCGGTGCTAGAATGCAGGAGAGTACCTATGCGCTGCTGCAAATGAGTAAAACTTCTGCAGCACTTAAGAGACTCAGCGACAAAGGTCTTCCTTTCATCTCTGTACTGACAGATCCTACGATGGGAGGTGTTTCCGCTTCCTTTGCTATGCTTGGTGATATCATTATGGCTGAGCCCGGTGCCCTGATCGGGTTTGCAGGGCAAAGGGTTATCAAGCAGACAGTGGGTGTCGACCTCCCTGAAGGCTTCCAGCGTTCGGAATTCCTGCTTGAGCACGGTCTTATCGACATGGTTGTTGACCGCGGGAATATGAAGCAGACACTTTCTGATCTGTTGAAACTCTTTTCAAAAGAGAACAGTCCGGCTAAACTGGAAGCTATGGACAGCGGAGAGCATGCAGAAGTTGCAGCCGTAGAAGAAGAGTAG
- a CDS encoding inositol monophosphatase family protein codes for MNPFIEACIRANEEIASALEKGFDTSWYEKTEVGAGGDVSSKLDLFAEQIFFKYLSSFGHIESEESGIMGEGDVKIIIDPIDGSSNALSFFPYYGTSVARVNADGLLDAAVVCNLANGDLFVKSGKDDVLQGRLFSAEFHPGHVSSASEIGLFEKAYAHPLLVAALDKLGFKFRAPGAIALSLAYAHTVEYVLFVGPFRIYDFAAGLALCEGLEVIVEADYVIVSKRKNVADKIEQLVKDLREE; via the coding sequence TTGAACCCATTTATCGAAGCATGCATCAGGGCTAACGAAGAGATCGCTTCGGCGCTTGAAAAGGGCTTTGATACGTCCTGGTATGAAAAGACCGAAGTAGGTGCAGGTGGGGATGTCAGTTCAAAACTTGATCTCTTTGCGGAACAAATTTTTTTTAAATATCTTTCCTCTTTCGGACATATCGAGTCTGAAGAGTCCGGGATCATGGGAGAGGGTGATGTCAAGATCATCATCGATCCCATAGACGGCTCTTCCAATGCCCTTTCCTTTTTCCCCTATTACGGAACTTCTGTTGCCAGAGTGAATGCAGACGGCCTTCTCGATGCAGCGGTGGTCTGCAATCTTGCCAATGGCGATCTCTTTGTCAAATCAGGAAAAGATGATGTATTGCAGGGACGACTTTTCAGTGCAGAATTTCATCCCGGTCATGTCTCTTCTGCTTCGGAGATAGGGCTTTTTGAGAAAGCCTATGCCCATCCCTTACTGGTTGCGGCACTGGATAAGCTGGGGTTTAAATTCAGGGCTCCGGGCGCCATAGCGCTTTCGCTGGCCTATGCGCATACAGTCGAATACGTCCTTTTTGTCGGACCGTTCCGTATTTATGATTTTGCAGCGGGACTGGCACTTTGTGAAGGCCTTGAAGTGATTGTTGAGGCGGATTATGTTATAGTATCGAAACGAAAAAACGTCGCAGACAAGATAGAACAACTGGTCAAAGACCTGAGAGAGGAATAA